Proteins found in one Candidatus Nanoarchaeia archaeon genomic segment:
- a CDS encoding S8 family serine peptidase gives MIERNNVYPKIRILVYISIIMFLSLVITVSALNKPVITETGTPRISSRLQDNITQYQRAEIGANEELEIIIRLEGNPPRQVISKIKEEYEPDIKNYSAKIKDVLKKYKPRNLTPLQEEEHSLDLYQRISQEDRDKIKDLARAKNQLKTQLRNDIEHNLSISNAKIQEPLLEEIQSKEGDIINNFLISNIIIARIKVGEVIGFLNDSRIEGIGLNVKESGFALDISPGAIVASSLQNDYSGGNGPEPLATISIIDSGINISHPNLKYLSDGSTLRTWYNKSYDGEATNDVLNHGTLIAGIIASSNDTYRGVMYNISSMINVKLDEDGDEIDENNMIQAMNWSLWDAPDQAEVISLSVGKDKEEKDGTSLITTDYDTEADVGGATIVVAAGNKGNTGSKNLTQPGDGYNVITVGAMDDKNTTNRDDDVWGNWSISASGGASGRGPTGDGRKKPDIMAPGVAIKSANASGEFSIAKVGGGTSFAVPHVSAASAWFDDVLSNTLEIKALLINTARDYGDTGWDEYYGWGSVNLGSAHTYIDNTWYESSFTDDGVRLYKLTNVDNGDTSTLVWFKHQGESLHDIDLYLYDESDGNTVDSSTSGIDNVEQVATDTNYDNIVLKVNSADVWTGNEEFAVATETDTDFTINPPALSASLSNPSGKQEGQLFNISAQITPTGDLNAHGVSVTLNLPSGLTLISGANPRDLETINDGSSKTAVWTVNATEEGAKNFNVSITSSSYGETYNANASSSVAIASAYNLYINIKTLKDDYTSNEFVNITDPPEENNTNQSSEEQNTTANSTAEENHPPILILLEKSDLLPTDEGQKYGAVFDEIINEDGSRTRTMYGSTRNIEEGGGWKRVEKARSLMDKGVFELVYLENDSRYDLEIVDFNYTSITFKPIIKDENEMNKDIPVKINGAKKTSVNYNSLSNKQQLNFKFNDTILGKNLTVGEHSTTVTYDDTSEKQGNQLSQSNPSTTYQVNSPDFYDEVGVQEDSAAIRFGNGSLNWSNKAIVGITLSFYVDMQDYSQADGYVEVYYYDGPYNPSNLTWNIQPGRGLIYQTNKMSGTSTYTMSSNDIDHKEGCYGDGYCYYHFKGKEDLDDIVAGEILVNNANTYLQITYVDCDQNSDCVAGQFCNSTGYCQSDLSNGIDCGVTYTNNMSERNGACASNQCSLDGRDSTGYVCTASNECNWDAQIESNGYYQCYNYAYDTDTGDDPRRCDGGGTWTDAADCPDQTCVTGSGSTPSYLRDDVCDAGINTGGGCKYGPTVKTCDYYVTCDGTTCPTSCSSQSDCTDNAYCDGICKSTESKIINNGESNVSIYLLMKIQYYNGSGFVDEAIIQNDTSPRTVNINQTLKLDAIWNPNAWNTSNNGNGTYRVWVAATDENDNLLAYNQTEIVAMYNFTILPPDFNKFTIKNTSGSNMAWLGDSGNAVIKGILEQNSAHTRNADFAFIIRNNGEDVLIIENDGNMYIDGTLFQNQSTISSSLDDTDFRIRKDGEWQVVVNESGYVFMKGTLTQNGAP, from the coding sequence TTGATTGAAAGAAATAATGTATACCCCAAGATAAGAATACTGGTTTATATCTCAATTATTATGTTCCTTTCTCTAGTGATAACCGTCTCCGCTTTAAACAAGCCAGTGATCACAGAGACTGGAACCCCCAGGATAAGTTCACGTCTACAGGATAATATAACCCAATACCAAAGAGCCGAGATTGGCGCAAATGAAGAATTAGAAATAATAATCAGACTGGAGGGCAATCCTCCCAGACAGGTTATCAGTAAGATAAAAGAGGAATATGAGCCAGATATCAAAAACTATAGTGCTAAGATTAAAGATGTTCTTAAGAAATATAAACCAAGGAATCTTACTCCTCTTCAGGAGGAGGAACATAGCCTGGACTTGTATCAGCGTATATCACAGGAGGATAGAGATAAGATTAAAGATTTAGCCAGAGCAAAAAACCAATTAAAAACGCAATTAAGAAATGATATTGAACATAATCTCTCAATCAGTAACGCCAAGATTCAAGAACCGTTATTAGAAGAGATTCAATCAAAGGAAGGGGATATCATTAATAACTTTCTGATTAGCAATATAATAATAGCCAGAATCAAAGTGGGAGAAGTCATAGGATTCTTGAACGATAGCAGGATAGAAGGTATTGGGCTTAATGTCAAAGAAAGCGGATTTGCTTTGGATATTAGCCCAGGAGCGATAGTTGCCAGCAGCCTACAGAATGATTACTCAGGAGGAAACGGACCCGAACCCCTTGCAACAATCTCCATAATTGATTCAGGCATTAACATAAGTCACCCCAATCTGAAATATTTGTCTGATGGGAGTACATTGAGGACATGGTATAACAAAAGTTATGATGGAGAGGCAACAAATGATGTTTTAAATCACGGAACCCTTATTGCAGGCATTATTGCCTCATCAAATGACACTTACAGAGGAGTTATGTACAACATAAGCAGTATGATTAATGTTAAGTTGGATGAAGATGGAGATGAGATTGATGAAAATAATATGATTCAAGCTATGAATTGGTCATTATGGGATGCTCCAGATCAGGCAGAAGTAATAAGTTTAAGTGTAGGAAAAGATAAAGAAGAAAAAGATGGAACATCACTAATCACTACAGATTATGATACTGAGGCAGATGTAGGTGGGGCTACAATTGTTGTCGCAGCAGGGAACAAAGGGAATACAGGTAGCAAGAATCTTACCCAACCAGGTGATGGATATAATGTAATAACAGTAGGTGCAATGGATGACAAAAATACAACTAATAGAGATGATGACGTATGGGGTAACTGGTCAATTTCTGCGTCTGGGGGTGCTAGTGGAAGAGGGCCTACAGGTGATGGAAGAAAGAAACCAGACATTATGGCTCCAGGAGTTGCAATAAAGAGTGCTAATGCGTCGGGAGAGTTTTCAATTGCGAAGGTAGGGGGTGGAACTAGTTTTGCTGTACCTCATGTCTCGGCTGCCTCAGCTTGGTTCGATGATGTGTTGTCTAATACTCTAGAAATCAAAGCATTATTGATAAACACTGCAAGGGACTATGGTGATACTGGTTGGGACGAATATTATGGTTGGGGTTCAGTTAATTTAGGATCGGCTCATACTTATATAGACAACACATGGTACGAATCGAGTTTTACCGATGATGGAGTTAGACTTTATAAACTCACTAATGTAGACAATGGGGATACATCCACTCTTGTTTGGTTTAAGCACCAAGGTGAATCTCTGCATGATATAGATCTTTATCTATATGATGAATCTGATGGAAACACAGTTGACTCTTCCACCTCCGGTATAGATAATGTCGAACAGGTTGCAACAGATACTAATTATGATAATATTGTTCTTAAAGTAAACTCCGCTGATGTTTGGACTGGCAATGAGGAGTTTGCTGTTGCTACAGAGACCGATACAGATTTCACAATAAACCCTCCAGCCCTAAGCGCATCCCTCTCAAATCCGTCAGGCAAACAAGAAGGACAACTCTTCAACATCTCCGCTCAAATAACACCAACAGGAGACTTAAATGCTCATGGAGTTAGTGTAACCTTAAACCTTCCTTCTGGATTGACACTTATCTCGGGCGCTAATCCTCGGGATTTGGAAACAATAAATGACGGCTCCTCAAAAACAGCAGTATGGACAGTCAACGCAACAGAAGAAGGCGCAAAAAACTTTAATGTAAGCATTACTTCATCTTCTTATGGCGAGACATACAATGCTAATGCCTCTAGTTCTGTAGCTATAGCTTCAGCATATAATCTCTACATCAACATAAAAACATTAAAGGATGATTACACCAGCAATGAGTTTGTAAACATAACCGACCCTCCAGAAGAAAACAACACGAATCAATCTTCCGAAGAGCAAAACACAACAGCAAACTCCACAGCCGAAGAGAACCATCCTCCAATCCTGATACTCCTAGAAAAATCTGATTTGCTCCCAACAGACGAAGGGCAGAAATATGGGGCGGTCTTCGATGAAATAATCAATGAAGATGGAAGCAGAACAAGGACTATGTATGGCTCTACTCGAAATATTGAGGAGGGTGGAGGGTGGAAAAGGGTCGAGAAAGCTCGAAGCTTAATGGATAAAGGCGTATTTGAGCTGGTTTATCTAGAGAATGACAGTAGGTATGATTTGGAGATTGTTGATTTTAATTACACTTCTATCACATTTAAACCAATAATCAAGGATGAGAATGAGATGAATAAAGATATTCCTGTCAAAATAAATGGTGCAAAAAAAACTTCTGTAAATTATAATTCATTGTCTAATAAGCAACAATTAAATTTTAAATTTAATGACACAATCCTTGGGAAAAACCTTACTGTTGGAGAACATTCAACAACTGTCACCTATGATGACACATCAGAAAAACAAGGCAATCAGCTAAGTCAAAGCAACCCTAGCACTACGTATCAGGTAAATTCCCCAGATTTCTATGACGAGGTTGGTGTACAAGAAGATAGTGCCGCCATACGATTTGGAAATGGCTCACTAAATTGGAGCAATAAAGCTATAGTGGGAATAACCTTAAGCTTCTATGTAGATATGCAGGATTATTCCCAAGCAGACGGATATGTTGAAGTGTACTATTATGACGGTCCATATAACCCAAGTAACCTAACTTGGAATATCCAGCCTGGCAGAGGATTAATCTATCAAACAAATAAGATGTCTGGCACTTCTACCTACACGATGTCCTCTAACGATATTGACCATAAAGAAGGCTGCTACGGTGATGGTTATTGTTATTATCATTTTAAAGGGAAGGAAGATTTGGATGATATTGTTGCTGGAGAGATTCTTGTAAATAATGCAAACACATATCTCCAAATAACCTATGTCGATTGCGATCAAAACTCAGATTGCGTAGCAGGACAATTCTGCAACTCAACTGGCTATTGCCAATCAGACCTATCGAATGGAATAGACTGCGGGGTCACGTATACAAATAACATGTCAGAAAGAAATGGTGCCTGCGCAAGCAACCAATGTTCTTTGGATGGAAGAGATAGCACTGGTTACGTTTGCACAGCTTCAAATGAGTGTAATTGGGATGCTCAAATAGAGAGTAATGGATACTATCAATGCTATAACTATGCGTATGATACAGATACCGGTGATGATCCGCGAAGATGTGATGGAGGAGGCACTTGGACTGATGCGGCAGACTGCCCAGACCAAACTTGCGTTACAGGTAGCGGTAGCACGCCCTCATACTTAAGAGATGATGTGTGTGATGCAGGCATTAATACTGGTGGAGGATGTAAATATGGCCCAACTGTAAAAACATGCGATTATTATGTAACATGTGATGGCACTACCTGCCCAACATCCTGTTCTTCTCAATCAGATTGCACTGATAACGCGTATTGCGATGGTATCTGTAAATCCACTGAGTCAAAAATAATCAATAATGGAGAAAGTAATGTTTCCATATATTTATTGATGAAGATCCAGTACTATAATGGCAGTGGCTTCGTAGACGAAGCCATAATACAGAATGATACATCCCCAAGAACAGTTAATATAAATCAAACATTAAAGCTCGATGCTATTTGGAATCCAAATGCATGGAATACAAGTAACAACGGCAATGGCACATACAGGGTATGGGTTGCTGCAACAGATGAAAATGATAATCTCCTGGCTTATAATCAGACAGAGATTGTTGCGATGTATAACTTCACAATATTGCCTCCAGACTTCAATAAATTCACCATCAAGAATACTTCAGGCAGCAACATGGCCTGGCTCGGCGACTCAGGAAACGCCGTGATTAAAGGTATCTTGGAGCAGAACTCCGCCCACACAAGAAACGCTGACTTTGCCTTCATCATAAGAAACAACGGAGAAGATGTTCTGATTATCGAGAATGATGGCAATATGTATATTGATGGAACTTTGTTCCAGAATCAGTCAACCATATCATCCTCTTTGGATGATACTGATTTCAGAATAAGAAAAGATGGAGAATGGCAGGTTGTTGTAAATGAGTCGGGGTATGTTTTTATGAAAGGAACATTGACGCAGAATGGAGCTCCATGA